AATGACTTGATTGGTAATACAATTATTACCATCAGTAACAGCCACAGTATATGTTCCTGCTTCTACAGTAGCAATGTCTTCTGTAATCGCTCCAGTAAAAGGTAAAGGACCAGTCCAATTAAAGGTGAAGTTTGGAGTTCCGCTAACAGTAATGTCGATAGCACCTGAAGCGCCCCCATAGCAAAGTACATCTGTAACTAAAGCTGTAACAGTAGGTCCGTTAGTGTTGGATATCGCCACTATTGATGAGTCAGAACATCCATTGTTGTCGGTAACAACTACTTGATAAGACCCAGCTGGTAACGTGTTGACACTATTAGTGTTTCCTCCAATTGTCGTTCCTGGTTGGCTATTGGTAACATCAGTCCATGAATAATTATAGGTAGGGTTACCACCTGTTACATTAACAGCTATAGAACCATTACTTAACCCACAAGTAGCTTCATTGCTATTCATCACAAGGTTAAGGGCTGTTGGAGCAGTGATAACAGTAGTGTCAAAGGCTTGACATCCGTTATTATCTGTAACAATTACAGAATATGTTCCAGCACTTAAACCATTAATATCTTCTGTGTTTCCACTATTAGACCATAAAAAGCTATAATTTGGAGTTCCTCCAGTTACAGTTAAATCTATAGCACCAGTATTTAAGCCATTACAGGCAGCATTGGTCGAAACTCCATTTGCTGTTAATGCTAATAAAGGTTCATTGATGGTAACCAAAAGGTTATCAGAGCATCCTGCCGCATCAGTTGTTGTTACTGTATAGTTACCTGCTGGTAGGTTGTTTTGATTTTGAGGATCATTAGTCCCCACAAGATTATCCCAGTCAAAGGAATAAGGAAGAGTACCCCCAGATACAGAGATAACAATACTCCCCGTTGCTTCACCTCTGCATAGTACATCATTGGCATTTACCAAAGTTGTTGTAGGACCATTTGCAAGAGTAATTGTTTCGGAAGCAGTACTTGTACATCCATTATTATCTGTTACTGTAAGCGTGTAAGTATCAGCTCCTAATCCATTGATATTTGCATTTGTGCCTACAGAAGTACCTAAACTATTAGCCCAATTATAGTTATAAGTAGGAGTGCCTCCAGATACGGCTGCAGTTAACTGTCCGGTATTCGTATTACAATCAGTAGGAGTACTGGTTGTTGTAATGCTTAAAGCTGTAGGATTACTTAGGTTGAAGCATTGAGTGTTCGAACAATTATTGGCATCTGTTACAGTAATACAATATTGCCCAGCGGTTAGTGCGTTAAGGTCTTCAGTTCCTGGATCAATAAATCCAGCAGGTCCAGTCCAACTGTATGTAAAAGGAGTTGTTCCATTAGTAATTGATACATCAATAGTACCGTCATTTCCGTTGTTACAGTTGGGGTTGTTAGTTGTGCCAGCTATCAGTATTTGCAGAGGATCATTGATGGTGTCAGAAATCGTAGCGATACAACCAGCTCCATCGGTCACTTGTACAGCATATATACCGCTTTGTAAATTAGTTGCATTAAGACTTCCATTAGGTATTGCTGTATTGCCTGTCCATACAATAGGGTTGTATGGAGTTTGACCGTTAGTAATGGATAGGTTTATAGTCCCGTCAGTATTCCCAAAACAAGTTACATCAGTAGCATTGATTGTTAAATCAGGTGCGTTATTGTCTGTAATACATACCGTCGTTGTTGTAGAACAGTTGTTAGCATCGTTTACAGTAACATCATAGCATCCCGCTGGCTGATTGGATAAAGTAGAAGCAATACTTAAAACAGGAACAGTTTGCCCACTTGGTGTCCACTGGTAGGTATAGGAGTTGGGTGGAATTGGAGTTCCGTTAGAAGCGGTAACTGTTGCTGAACCATCGCTTTGTGTACAATTAGAATTTACACTTGAAGTAACAAGGTTAATCGCACTAGGTTCATTTAAGCTTATTGTTTGAGTTTGTGGACAGTTGTTATTATCGAGTACCGAAATGATATAGTTTCCTGCTACTAGCCCTCCAATATCTTCCGTGTCATCGAAATCCCCTGTACCGTCGTTGTCCCAGTCAAAGGTGAAAGGGGCGGTTCCTCCATTAACAGATAAATCAATTGAGCCATCGTTCCCTCCGTTACATAAAGGATCTGTAGTGTTTGCATTTAAACTGATAGGCTGAGGTTCGTTTATTAATTGACTTTGATTGGCAGAACATCCATTAGCATCAGTAACAGTAATATTGTAGGTGATTGTACCTGCTAATAAATTGATATCTTCAGCATTTGAAGTATATCCAGTAGGGGTTGAGGTCCAACTGTACGTTAATGTCCCTGTTCCACCTGTTGCTGTAATGTTAATAAGTCCGTCGTTGGCTCCATTACAACTTACATCATTAAAGTTATCGATGGTTAAAGTTGGAGCAACATCATCAGAAATAGTAGCGGTTATTGTTTCTGTACATCCGTTCAAGTCGGTTACTGTTAATGTATAAATACCACTTGGTTGATTGGTAATGGATGGAGAGTTCCCTCCAATTGAAGCCCCTAAAGCATCTGTCCAACTGTAATTATAGGTTGCTGTTCCTCCACTTACTGAAGCTGTAATGCTTCCAGTGCTTCCTGTACACTGAGAGTTAGTTGTGGTGGTGGAAATGACAATAGGTGTAGGCTCAGTAATATTAAAAGAAGCTGTATTGTTACAATTGTTGTCATCAGTTACGATCACAGTATAGCTTCCGGTAGGAAGACCTGAAATATCTTCGGTGTTATTTGAGTAAGCATTACTTCCTGACCAGCTGTAGGTATAACTTCCTGCTACAGTTCCACCTGTAGCAGTGATGTCAATCGCTCCATCATTACCATTATTACAAGATACAGGAGTAATGATATCTGTTATGGTAATAGGTAGTGGCTCGTTAATAGTAACAGTTTGGTTAAAAGTACAGTTGTTAGCATCTGTTAATGCAAGCGTATAATCTGCTGCACACAGTAAAAAGATGTTATCGGTATTAGGATCTGTAAAGCCTGGATCTGTAGAAGTCCATGTTGTATTATATGGCGCTGTTCCTCCTGATATATTGACCGAAATAGAACCGTCACAAATAGCATTACAACTCGCGTCATTAGAGTTGAATGTAACAGTTGGAGCAGCTAAGTCAGTGATGCAGACTTGAATGGTTTCAGTACATAAACTAGCGTCGGTTACAAGAACATCATAACATCCAGCGGCTAGATTGTTGGCAGTAGCAGAATTACTGATAACAGTACCATTGATATCCGTCCAGCTGTATGTATAGTTTGGAGTTCCACCTGTTGCTGTTGCTGTAATAGAACCATCTGATTGACCGCAGTTAGGTTGTGTGTCTGTTGTAGATATCGTAATAGGAGAAGGTTCTGTTAGAGTAAAAGCTGTATCTTTTTGACATCCATTTCCATCTCTAACGGATAGGTTATAGGTGTTTGGTGTTAGGTTAGTTTGGTTTTGATTATCATCAAAATCACCCGTTCCATCAATATCCCAATCATAGGTGTAAGTTCCAGTCCCATTAACGGGTGCTATAGTGATTTGTCCATCATTGGCATTATTACAAGTAATTGGTGTAACGACACCATTGATAAAAATTTCATCTGGTTTTGTGATGCTTAGCGTTGTATCAATAAAGCAGCCATCAGCATCTGTTATTCTTACAGTGTAAGATGCAGAATCTAACCCACTTAAGTCTTCTGTCCCAGGGTTTACAAAGCTTCCATCAGTACTGGTCCAATTCCATGTGTACCCACCAGCACCACCAGTTGTTGTTAAGTCAATTGTTCCATCATTAAGGTTAAAGCAAGTTACAGGTGTTGTGATACCGTTAGCATTGATTTGGGTAGGTTCGTTAATTGTAACTGTTTGTGTGAATATACAGTTGGTAGCATCAGTAATTTGTAAGGTGTAATCAGCTGCGCAAAGATTACTGATATCGTCTGTGTTTGGATCAACAAATCCAGGGTCAGTAGAAGTCCATGTTGTAGTATATGGAGCTGTTCCATCAGTAATAACAATGGTGATGGCTCCATCACAAACTCCATTACACGAAGCATCAGTCGGTGTTAAGGTAGCAGTTGGAGGTGCTAAGTCTGTAATACAAATTTGTTGGGTAAAGGTACAAGTATTAGCATCAGTTACTGTAACATCATAACATCCAGCGCTTAAGTTTGAAGCTGTAGCTGTGTTTCCAACATTGCTTCCACCAGCGTCAGTCCAAGAGTAATTATAAGTTGGAGTTCCACCAGCAGCTGTTGCAGTAATAGAACCGTCTGCTTGCCCACAATGGGATTGAACAGCGGTATGTGTGACAGAGATTGGGTCTGGTTCGGTTATTGTGAATACGGTATCTTTTTGGCAACCATTAGCATCTCTAACGGATAAATTATAGGTGTTAGGGGCTAATCCAGTTTGGTTTTGGTTATCGTCAAAATCCCCTGTTCCATCAATATCCCAGTCGTAGGTATAAGTCCCTGTTCCATTAGTTGGTGCGAGGTTAATTTGAGCATTGTCATCGCCATTACAAAGTATTGGGCTTACAGTTGGGTTGATAAAAATTTCATCAGGTTTTGAAATTGTTAGCGTTGTATCAATAAAACAGCCATCAGCATCTGTAATACGCACAGTATATGAGGCAGAATCTAATCCACTGAGATCTTCTGTTCCTGGATTGATAAAACTTCCATCAGTACTGGTCCAGTTCCATGTGTATCCACCAGCTCCACCAGTTGTAGTCAAATCAATTGTCCCATCTGTTAAATTAAAGCAAGTGACATCCGTAGCTATTCCATTAGCATTAATTTGAGTGGGTTCAGCTATTGTGATTGAAAGTGAATCTTGACATCCAATATCGTCAGTGACTAAAACTTGATAAGTTCCGCCTGACAGTCCAGTTTGGTTTTGACTAGCTGGAGAAAGACCACTACCATCGCTGGTTGTCCATAGGTAAGTATAGGTCCCAGAAGAAGTTCCTCCACTAACGTTTATAGTGATTGTCCCACTGTTATCTCCAAAGCAGTTGTTATCAGTATGTGTTTCAGTAATAGTGATTGTAGGAGGTGCGTTTAATGGGGTGATTTGTAGACTGTCCATACATCCATCTGAATCTGTAACCACAGCATAGTAATTGGTGAATGGGCATAAAGAACTAACAGATTGACCTGAGAAAGGTTGAAGAATACCGCTTCCTAATGTCCCTTGATACCAAGAAACATTTACATAAGGAGGAGTCCCTCCTGTTACATTCAATGACACTTGACCATCACATGTATTAGAACATTGGGCATCAGTACTTGAGGCAACCGAAATGGTCATGGGTTGTTTGTCAGCTAATGTTACAGCAGTGTCAATAGCACAACCAGTATTGTCGGTAAGGTGTAAATTGTAAGTGTTATTCTCGCATAAGTTGGATGCAGTATTAGTATTTCCTACATTCGTTCCAGGTCCAACTTCTGTCCAAGTAAAATTGTATGGAGCTCCTGTTCCTCCAGTTGGAGTACTGGTTAGTATACCATCGCAGGCGTTGTTACAAGTAACTTCAGTGATGTTGATATTAGCAAATATTGGTGGGGGAGTAACAATGTTTACAGTAGTATCAAATTGACAACCGTTTAAGTCGGTGATGGTTAATGTGCTACTTCCAATACAAAGGCTTGATGCATTCTGAGTTGTTTCTCCATTCGTCCAATTAAAGTTGTAAGGGGGAACACCAAAAACAGGAGAATGAGTAGCTGTACCATCGCAGGTGTTAAAACATGATGGTGGCGTAAGTGTAAAATTAATTGTTCTTAATCGATCGGGAACATTTAGAACATGAGAAGCAGCACAGGTAACACCTTGTCCAACATCGGTAACTAATACCTGTATAGAACTTTGGTCACAGACATTTGTCCATGATTGAGCTGTTTGAGTAGCAGGATTACCTGATCCTAGCCATTGAAATGTAAAAGGTCCAACACCTCCAGTAACATTAACAGTATAAAAACCTGTACATCCATCAGCACATTGTAACTCATAACCATTGTAGTTGGAGTCGGGAACAATTTGAATAGAGAATTGGTTTGGAGCTGTTCCGCAGGTAACGACGTTTCCTTTTTGGTAAATGGGAGTGTTGTTCAAATCTCTTTTATGTACCTGTGGTAAAAGAGAGTCTGGTATAAGTTGACTATGTATTTGATTAATCATAGCCAGACAAAGTAATATTATGATAAAGTGCTTCACTTAAAAAACAGAAATTATGGTAAATAATTTATTTACGTAAAGTGGTTAAAGTTAAGGAAAATAAAGATAAGTTGAAAAAAACAATTTTTTTTTATTTGATTGTAGCCAATATATGGATTAATGGCGTTTTATTAATTGAAGATAGGGCATTGATACTCATGTCCTTGTTCGTGTCCACAGGCATTAATGACCAAGATCAATTCGTGGGTATTGGCGCTACCTAGTCTAAGACTAGAAACAGTATAGTCGTAGGAATACCCTAATGTGAAATATTTAGCAAATTTTAGTTTCATTAGAGCGCCTATTTGATCTTGATTTCGCCAACCTATACCGATGTCAAACGAACGGTTAAGTTCAGCGATTAAATTGAGGTCAAGTGATGGGGTAGAAAAAGCAGCGTATTTTAACATTGCTGAGGGAATGACATTGATTTTACCTGCTTTAAATCGTTTTCCTCCGACAATATAGTGATGCCATCTGTTTCTAGATTGCTCAGATCCTATAATTTTCCATTTATTTCTTGCCAGTTGTTTAATGCTAAATCCGGCAAACCAATCTTGGTGGCTAAGAAATAACCCAGGAGAGAAGTCAGGCACCATTAACGTTGCTCCAGAACCATTGATGAGCGGGTCATCTGCTTGAGCAACAGTGATTTTAGAGGCGTCAATTTTAAATTGGTGTAATCCTGCAAAAAGACCAAAGGAAGCATTGATTTCTCTGGAAATAGGGAGGTGGTAGGCGTAAGCAATATTGATGGATGTTCTTGCCGCTGGTCCAATGACATCATTTTCTATATACATACCCAGTCCATGCTTAGAGCGATTAGTTGGTCTTCGTTTTAACTTTAATTCTGTGGTAAAACTACCGAAGCCTGTTTTTGGGGCACCTTCTAAGTTGAGCCATTGACTCCGGTATCCTAAAGAAAAATTTAAACAAGGTTGACTACCTGCCATAGCTGGGTTTATGGCGAAGTAGTTAAAAATATATTGACTAAATTGTGATGCTTGTTGAGCATTATAGTTTAGTGAAACTACACAGAAGAACGATATGCATAATAATGTTTTCATATTCTTCTAATAGATAAGAGTTATTGGGCCAATAAAGTGATTGTTTTTCTTACCTGATTTTAAATCTATGGAATAGAAGTAGGTACCGGAAGGTAAACGTTGGCCATTTTGAGTTCCATCCCATCTTCTTGCATTAGTATATCCAATTGTTTTGAAGACTTGTTGTCCCCATCGATCAAAGACAACAACTTCAGCTCCTGGATAATTGTCTATTCTTCCTATAATCCAAGTGTCATTTATTCCATCGTTATTTGGAGTGAGTGTATTGGGAACACTAATTGGTTCAAAGACATCAACAATAATGTCATCTTGGTAGGTACAACCATCAGCTGTCGTTAAAGAGAGGTAATAAGTTGTGGTTTCCTCAGGGGTAGAAACTGGAGAAAGTGAGGTTGTATTGGATAAATAGTTTGGGGGACTCCATTCAAAACCATCAGGAGCAGATCCAGATAGGGTTGTAGATTCTCCTGTTTCTATAGATACATCAGGCCCTGCATCAATGGTATAGGTTACAGCTGATCCAGTTGTGGTAATGTTAAAATAACATTCAGCGGGGTTGGTAATACCTGTACCATTCAAATCGCCATCTACTAATACATAGTAAGTCGTATTAGGGGTTAGGTTGGTTGCTGATAGAGAAAAATCACTAGAGCTGTTAGAGACACAGTTGGATACCGCCGTGTAGCTTGATTCGTCACAAGGTGTTGTGGCTTCAATTATTACAGCCTGTAGTTCATTGTCATACGCAGGGTCGTTGGTGCAATTAATATTACTGAAATTGACAGAGGCATCTCCTCCGTTATCGTTAGTCGTAAAGGTAAACCAAGTCGTGTTGTCTAGAGCAAAACAAAAGTTGCCATTGTTAGAACTACCGTCTGAACACCCTGAGCAAGCAGATACTGTTGCGCCTACATTATTGGCTAACGTTGTTTGATTTCCACATAATATTGTTGCGGAAGAACAGTTGTCGTTTGCAGCTTGAGTATAAAAAGGTGCAGCATAAAGGAATAGAAAAAATATCACGAGGTATCTCATAAAACAAATATAAAGATTATTTACATAAACGAAAATAAGCATTATTAGATTCAAAAAAGTATACAAAAGTACTACTGTTAATGATTGAATGTTTATAAAATAGATGGGGGAAGAATAAAAATTGAGAAAATATTGTGATATTCGCGGTTTGGATTAGTATTTGAATAGAAGAAAATTGGTGAGTAGATTAGTTAGGATAGCGTTTTATATTTTCATCCCCGTAATGTTGTGGTCTTGTGGAGGAAAGAAAAGAACAGTGGATGGTATGAAACTTAAAAACCTTAATTGGAAAGTTTTAGTAGATTCAATGAGGAATAATGAGTTTGATTACAGTTGGATTCGTTCAAAAGCATCTGCTAGTGTTGTGTTTAAAAACGATAAAAACACAGTAAAAGCTAATTTCAGAATAAGAAGAGACAGTGCAAGTTGGATTAATTTGTCAAAAGGGGTTCAGATTATGACAGCTATAGCTTCAAACGATTCAATAAAGGTGCTTAAGAAAATAGGGAAGAAAGAATACTATATTGATGATTTTAAGACGGTGAATAAATTCTTAAATACTACTGTTGACTATTCATTGTTGGAGGATTTTTTTGCTGGAAATGCTATTGGATTTGATTACGATTCTACCAAGTATAAGTCAGGGATAGACGATGGCCTTTACATACTAAGTTCTGATAAAATCAAAAAAATGGATAAGCTCTTAAAGAAAGGAGCGAATAGAAACCGAGAGTTTTTATACAGATGCTGGGTAAACCCCGTAAATTATAGATGTCAAAAAGTGCGTGTAGATGTTTTACGTGATACAACAGCCCTAATTGTTGAATATTCTGATTGGGAAACAATAGATCAAGGTGGGCAGTTCCCTTATCACACATCGATAGTTCTAGAAACTCCTAGGGATACAATATCGTTAGCTTTGAAGTATAGTAAGGTAACGATTAATGATCCACAGTCGATGCCTTTTAAATTGACAAAGTCTTACGAACCAATGGTTTTTGAATAATTATGAGAGTTGGCTTGTTTATCATATTATTTTTAGTCCCTTTTTTTACCTTTTCTCAAGGAAGTAAAAAGTTAAAGCAACAAGAGGCGGTACTCAAAAAGAAAATAGCAAACACTAAAAATCTTATTCAACAAACAAGAAAGACTGAACAGCTTACCATGACTGAGTTGGCGATTATTAATCATCAAATTGCTTACCGAGAATCATTGATGGATAATATTAATTATCAAATGAAGCGACTGGATGACGAGTTAATTGAAAGTCAGAAAGAATTACAGCTTTTAGAAAATGATTTAAAGCTGTTAAAGGAAGAGTATGCTAAGATGTTGAGGTATGCTTTTAAAAATAGAGAGGAGGATTACAAAATGATTTATGTATTTTCTGCAAAATCTTATACAGAAGCTTATCACAGGTTAAAGTATATCGAACAATATAAAGATTTTAGGCAGAAACAGGTTGAAAGAATTTTAAAAACCAAGCAAGAGCTAGAACAGAAAATAATTGAGATAGAAGTTTTAAAGACCAATAAAAAAGAGTTAGTAGAAGTACAAGAGCAGGAAAAGAGTTTGTTTTTAAAAGATAAGGAAACGCAACAATCTTCGTTACAAAAATTACAGGCCAATGAGGCTCAATTAAAAGCTCAGTTACAAAAACAACAACGAAAGCAACAACAAATAGCAAAAGCTATTAGAAAGGCGATAGAAGCAGAAATAGCAGCAGAGGCGAAAAAAAATAAGACAAAAGGATTTGTCTCAACTCCAGAAACTTCTGCACTGTCTAAAACGTTTGCTGCAAATAAAGGGAAATTACCTTGGCCAGTTTTTAAAGGGGAAATTACAGGGCGTTATGGTAAACAACAACATGATGTTGTGAGTACAGCTTATGTAGAGAATAATGGTATTGATATTACTACCGAGAAAGGAGCTAGTGTAAGGGCTGTTTTTGGAGGTAAGGTGTCTAGTGTTTTTGTAATCCCTGGAGCAGGGAAAGTTGTAATGGTTAGCCATGGAAGTTATCGTACTGTTTATTCTAATCTTGAAGAAGTTTTTGTTAAAAAAGGGGACGAAATTTCGATTAAACAGAAAATAGGGAAGTTGTTGCCAGCTTCTTCCGGAAGTGTATCTGAAGCGCATTTTGAGATTTGGTATATTACTTCATCGGGTATGAAAAGCCAAAACCCATCTCTTTGGATTTACAGGTAATTTTCTTACTTTTCAAGCATGAATGATTTGAAAACAAAGACTTGTTTGAATTGTTCTAGTGATTTACTAGAACATCAAAACTATTGTCCTAATTGTGGTCAAAAGAATAGAAAAGTAGACTATCGTTTAAGAGATTTATTGTTGCATTTTTTTGAAGATTATTTTGCTTTTGATAATAAAATTATTCAGACATTAATTTTGCTGATTAAGAAGCCAGGTCAGCTTTCTTTGGCTTTTTTTGAAGGAAAGCGGATGAGTTATGTTTTGCCTTTGAAGCTGTATTTTTTTGTTGCATTTATTAGTTTGTTGTTAATGTCTGCGTTGGATTTATTTACTTTTCAAAGTCAAGATTCATTTGTAGATGGCTTTAGTGAGGGAATCGAAATTTCTTATGATTCGAGTGAAGATAGTGGGGGAGAAGAGCAAGCAGAAATAGATGCTTTAGGTTTAGATGTGGGAAAAGATATATCCTATGTCTTAAAGGAAAAAAGTGCTTTGTTTATTTTGTTTGAAATGCCAGTATTTGCTTTTTTTATTTATCTGTTTTTTTACAAAAAGAATCGTTATTATACTGAGGCCTTTGTGGTGGCTTTACATATTCAAACGTTATTTTTTATTAGCATATTTTTAGGGAAACTTTTGGGAATGATCTCTCCAATGGCAAGTTTGTTTTTTATACTTGTTTATCTAGTTTACGCTACGTTGTCTTTAAAGCGATATTATCAAAATGGTCTTGTAGTCAGTTTTATGAAGCTATTTGCAATACAGTTATTGCAGGTTTTAGTTGTTCTAGGGATAACAGTACTCTATATATTTATACGATTATATAGTTCAGGTTTTACTCAATAACCTTAGCATCTTCTAAGATGTAGCTCAATTGATAAATATCGTCAGGATTAAGTCGAAGTTTCCCCTCAAAAGTAATGATTTGATCCATTCTTAATCCGCTATGTTCTCCTACAATTTGAACTTCCATCACAGATTCTGGTCCAGCACCTCCACAGAAAAAACAAGAGCTGTAAGGGTTCGCAGATAAAACATAATAGTCTTGAATAACATCAACAGGGATGATGTATCCTCGAATTTGGACTTTTTTTCCATTTAATGAGGATATTTTTTTTCCAAATTTAGGGACTTGGTAGTATCCTTGGAATTCTTCAGAAAATACCTCTTCAAATGTAACGTCTTTTAAAACTTCCCAAGTAATGATGGTTTGACTTTTAATTGAGGCAGTTACCCCCAATGCGAGAATAAGTGTGATGATTAAATTTTTCATTGCTTATTTATTCGATAATGTTTTTGAAATATCTGTTCGATATGCTTTTATGGCTGGGTATAATGCAGAGATTATGCCAATTAATACGGCTCCTCCTAAAATTGTCCATTCTTCTTTTAGCCAAATCCAGCCTGTAAAATTGTAATGGTAAGTTTCGGCTAAGTATCCAGAGAAAATTTCCATACCAATGTGACTAAAACCTATTCCTAAGAGGTAACCTAAAATAGCAAGGAGGAATCCTTCGAGTAGTATCATGGTAAAAACTTTAGTTGTTGAAGCTCCCATAGTTCGCATAATTGCAATCTCGTATTGACGGTCTTTTAAAGAGTTTAGCATAGCGATAAACATACTGGCAGATGCAATGATTACAATAACCATAGACATCAGTGAAATAATGCTTATTGCAGGCTCTATTAATTCAAACAACTGTCTGATTTCTATTGCAGGTTCAGCAGCCATCATGCCATCAGTATTGTTGGCGATTCCAGGAAGCGTAAAACGTGCCCTTGTTGTTTTATACTGGATTAACATTGCTGTGATCTCTCTAGTTTTAAAGTCGATATCTTTTAAAATAGCATCATAATCTTTTGGGGCATCATCGTGGTGATGTTCATGATGATGGTGGTGAGCATGTTCGTCGTGGTGATGATGTTCATCATGATTGTGAACTTCTTTTTCTAATTTAGCATCGTGTTCCTCTTTTGAGATAATATCAAAGCTCCCTCCAGAGTCATGGTCATGGCCTGCATGTAAAATCCAAACACTCTCTAGGGATGTTAATAATAAGTTGTCTAATACTGTGTTTGACTTTTTTAGAATTCCAACAACAGTATATAAGTGGTCTGTATGTTCATCAATTGATTCCCCTAAACCATGTCCACCTGCAAACGTATCACCAATTTTTAATCCAAATTTTTTAGCGACATCGTAACCAATTGTAGATTCTAATGGCTTTTTCCAAAGTTTCCCTTTTGCTATTTCTCCTTTGTATAAATGAATATAATCATGCGTTGTAGCTAGAATTCTATAAGATTTATAATTATCTCCTATAGAAACAGGAATGGCCTTTTCCACCATAGGATGCATTCTAGCAAAGCCAGTTCGTGCATAGTTAATGTTTCCTGTAGGTTTATCAATTTGGTAGAGGTTGCAGAGTACAGATTGTAACCGGCTTCCCTCAGCTCCAATGACTAAATCAATTCCACCTGCATTATTTTTGAATTTTTCATTGATTTGGTAGTGGGTGAGGAGGGTAATTAAAATAATGGTAATCCCTGAAGCAAGGAGTAACAAAGACAGCCCGCTAGAAAGTGGTCGGTAAAGGATGTTTTTCCAACTAATTTTTAAGACATTCATAGTTTTATTTTCGTTTTAAACGCGTTAGAAAGTCTGTTGTCATGCGTTACAACTAATAGTGTGGCATTAGACTTATTAGCTTGTTCTATTAAGAGGTTTATTACGGTGTCACAATTTTCATCGTCTAAAGCAGAAGTGGGTTCGTCTGCTAAAATGAGTTGCGGAGAATTGATTAGAGCTCTTGCAATAGAAACACGTTGTTTTTGTCCTTGGCTTAATTCTTTAGTTTTGGCATTAAGTTTATCTAAAATGTCTAATTCTGAGAGTAAAGCTTTTATTTTATCGAGGTCTTTTTTACCACCAGCCAATGTTTGTGCTAGGTATAGATTTTCTTTTACAGATAATGCATCAATAAAATGAGGTGTTTGGAAGATAATTCCTATTTCTTGACCTCTGAATTGATCCAAGTTGGCGTCGCTTAAGTTGTTAAGAGTCGTGTCGTTTATGGTGATGGTTCCTTCTTGAGGCCTTAATA
Above is a window of Flavobacteriales bacterium DNA encoding:
- a CDS encoding ABC transporter permease, which encodes MNVLKISWKNILYRPLSSGLSLLLLASGITIILITLLTHYQINEKFKNNAGGIDLVIGAEGSRLQSVLCNLYQIDKPTGNINYARTGFARMHPMVEKAIPVSIGDNYKSYRILATTHDYIHLYKGEIAKGKLWKKPLESTIGYDVAKKFGLKIGDTFAGGHGLGESIDEHTDHLYTVVGILKKSNTVLDNLLLTSLESVWILHAGHDHDSGGSFDIISKEEHDAKLEKEVHNHDEHHHHDEHAHHHHHEHHHDDAPKDYDAILKDIDFKTREITAMLIQYKTTRARFTLPGIANNTDGMMAAEPAIEIRQLFELIEPAISIISLMSMVIVIIASASMFIAMLNSLKDRQYEIAIMRTMGASTTKVFTMILLEGFLLAILGYLLGIGFSHIGMEIFSGYLAETYHYNFTGWIWLKEEWTILGGAVLIGIISALYPAIKAYRTDISKTLSNK
- a CDS encoding ATP-binding cassette domain-containing protein; this encodes MLTTTNIAFKYKNGNAIQFPDINLDNASHALLLGKSGCGKTTLLHLLAGLLRPQEGTITINDTTLNNLSDANLDQFRGQEIGIIFQTPHFIDALSVKENLYLAQTLAGGKKDLDKIKALLSELDILDKLNAKTKELSQGQKQRVSIARALINSPQLILADEPTSALDDENCDTVINLLIEQANKSNATLLVVTHDNRLSNAFKTKIKL